The following DNA comes from Streptomyces sp. NBC_00273.
GATGTGGGCGAGGGGGTTCAACACGCCCCATATCGTAGGCGACCACTTGTGCAAAGTTTCACGAGGGGGTGGGCAGGGGTGCGTCCGGCCCGACGGTCAGCCGGTACTTCGCCCCCGCGGGGTCGCCCTCCTCCTGCCACCACAGGAGGAGACGCCAATGGGCACCGGGGCCCGGGTGGTCCGCCGAGGCGACGAACCCCCGCACTAATTCTTCCGCTAAGTCCTTGGCCGTCCTGTTCCTTACTTCTGTGGTGCTGTGCCAGGGATGTTCGAGTACGTTCCACAAGCCGTCGGGCCCGCGCACCTCGAAGCGCCACACGGCGAGCCAGGGGGTGACCTCCAGCATCGTGCGCACCTGCTCGGCGTCGAGCCCCAACCCGGTCGCGATCCCCGGCTCCACCACCCCCTGGATGCGGGCGGCCACCACGGCCCGGGGCAGCAGCCGCTCGGGCAACAGTCCCTGCGTGCGCAGGCTGACCAGCGAGCCGAAGGTCAGGAAGCGCAGTCGCAGTTCCAGCTGGCGGCCGATGTGGTCGAGGGCCTCCTCGGCCTCCCCGGACTCCTCCGCGGCCGGGTCCGCGAGCAGCAGCTGCCGGAAGTCGGACTCGGCGGCCACGGCCCAGGCCGCGGCCTCCTCGGCGAACCCCAGCTCGGCGAGGCGGTCCCCGAGGAACACCTTGGCCTGGGCCAGGCCCAGCCGGTTGACCGGATCCCGCTGGTCCAGGCCCGCCCACACCTCCACCGCGGTCCGGGTCAGATCGCGGGCGCGCTCACCGGCCGCCCGCTCCATGGCGCTCGGCCCCTCGCCGGCGGCCGGGCCCAGCGGGTGCTTGGGCAGCCGGGCCCCGTCGCTGAGCGGCCAGGAAAGCCAGACTCCGTGGTTGATCAGCCCGCGGGCGTACCAGCGGGCGAATTCGGGGGAGTGCCCGGCCGCGCGCTCGGAGCTGCGCAGCCCCTCCTCGATCGTGGCGAGGGCGCCGGCGCGGTCTCCCGCTGCGAACCGCGCGGCGGCCCGGTCGGCGAGGCGCAGCCCGAGCAGTGCCGTGCACCTCGGGTCGTCCGTGAACGGGCGCAGTGCGCCGATGAGCTCGTCGAGGAGCCGTTCGCGCTCCCCGGGCTCCGTGTGCTCCGCCCCCGACCGCACCCGTGCCCATTGATCGTCCAGCCGTAGAACGGCGTCCCGCTGCACCATGTTCGCCCCCCGGCTTCATGTGTGAGGGGCCCATCCTCGCGGCATCGCCGCCGCGAGGGGAAGGATTTCATTCCCAGCGGAAGAGCCGCGCGGCGGCGCCCAGACCGAGTACGGCCCAGCCCGCCAGCACGGCCGCGTCGCCCCACGGGAGCGAAGCCCCGTGCTGGAGCACCTCGCGCAGCCCGTCGGACAGGGCCGAGATGGGCAGCAGCGCCAGTACCGACTGCACGGCGTCGGGGAACTTCTCCAGCGGCACGATCACCCCGCCGCCGACCAGCAGCAGCAGGAAGACCAGGTTGGCGGCGGCCAGGGTCATCTCGGCCTTGAGGGTGCCCGCCATCAGCAGCCCGAGACCGGAGAAGGCGGCGGTGCCCAGCAGGATCAGCGCGGCCACCGACAGCGGGTCGCCCTGCGGGGACCAGCCCAGCGCGAGGGCGATCACGGTCAGCAGGACGATCTGCAGTACCTCGGTGACCAGCACCGACAGGGTCTTGGCGGCCATCAGGGCCCAGCGCGGCAGCGGGGAGGCCCCGAGCCGCTTGAGGACCCCGTAGCGGCGGTCGAAGCCGGTGGCGATGGCCTGGCCGGTGAAGGCGGTGGACATCACGGCGAGCGCCAGGATCCCGGGCGCGAGGAAGTCCACGGACTTCTCGCTGCCCGTGTCGATGATGTCCACGGCGGAGAAGAGGGTCAGCAGCAACGCCGGGATGATCACGGTCAGCAGCAGCTGTTCCCCGTTGC
Coding sequences within:
- a CDS encoding ABC transporter permease, giving the protein MSAGTFTPRPGAAPVSRMVLAQTALETRMLLRNGEQLLLTVIIPALLLTLFSAVDIIDTGSEKSVDFLAPGILALAVMSTAFTGQAIATGFDRRYGVLKRLGASPLPRWALMAAKTLSVLVTEVLQIVLLTVIALALGWSPQGDPLSVAALILLGTAAFSGLGLLMAGTLKAEMTLAAANLVFLLLLVGGGVIVPLEKFPDAVQSVLALLPISALSDGLREVLQHGASLPWGDAAVLAGWAVLGLGAAARLFRWE